In Phalacrocorax carbo chromosome 1, bPhaCar2.1, whole genome shotgun sequence, the genomic stretch GGAtcttttacttttgcttttaatgtgtGCAGCTGTTTCTAACACTCTTCCTGTCCACCCAGAGAAAGACAACAAAGAAGAAGATGCAAAGCTTGTACAGGTAACTCCATTGTCCATACCTGAGATCTATTGAGCCCTCTTTTTAGATATAATCTGTGTGTTCCAGCAACACAGCAGTCAGCTGTCTTTCTGAGATGATGTTATTACACAGAACTCTGTTGTAATAATCTACTTCACTAAAGCAGAATAAATCTGTACTGGAAATGTCAAGTAAATAAGAGTCAGGGACAATGGTGTCTGTTTCCGTTTAGCTACGATCCTCAGAAAAGCATTTGTTGTTCTCCAAAATCACAGGCAGATGACTTTGCCAGAAAAGTACTCAAACAATATCAGTCCTAAGGTATTTGTTTAAGAAACAGATCAAAATGTAAATGTGTTTGCTTTATCTTTTTACTAGGactatttaaataaattctatGCTGTTGAGCCAGATCCAACTCAACTTggatggaaaataaatgctgaatCCACAGgtgaaaaacttcagaaaatgcaaCAATTTTTTGGTTTGAAAGTGACTGGAAAACCAGATACTGAGACATTGGAAGTAATGAAGAAACCCAGGTGTGGAGTTCCTGATGTGGGTCTCTATGGTGTTACTCTGCCAGGATGGAAAAAAACTAACCTGACATACAGGTAGTATTTCAATAGTTACTTTTTGAGTttaaattttggttttctggGTATCCACAtttgttatatttaaatataacttCTATAGCAATTGTTTCCTGTTGGgaatatgaaaatgtttctctttcccCAGCTGTTAGCTATACATATTCCTGAGACAAATTTCTGAGAGTCACGCTgggtattttacattttctgagtCAACCACAGTCTTTTGCCTGTCATGTATCACTCCTGACAAATATTCTGTGAGCCAAACAGAAACATCGACTGTACCCTGTACAAGCCCCATTATCTTCAAAATTTGCTAAAATCAACAGTTTAATAGTCACAGAAACCTGAGGAGATTACTTTCTTCATGCTCAAGAGCCGACCTCCTGGCTAAGGGCCATTTTGAGAAAAACTGACACCATGTACACAATTATTATTATGGAAAAGGCATGTTGGACAGTTTTCACATTCCTCAAACTCATTCAGTCCAGGATGAATCTTGGGGGCTATTGGATTACAGGTTAAATTACTTCTTATACATCTCTGTTCATCATCTTAATAATATTAGATAAGTTCTTTCTGCAAATACTAAGTATTATTACTTGAACCCTCATAACTGTAGAATTGTGAACCACACACCAGATATGAGCAAAGAGGATGTGGATAAAGCAATCCAGAAGGCATTTAAAGTGTGGAGCACTGTCACCCCGCTGATTTTCACTCGTATTCATGAGGGAATAGCAGATATAATGATTGCTTTTGGCACCAAAGGTAATATGCTGACTGCAAACCAATGATAAGATTAATTTAAAGACTTTCCAATAGTCATAACATAAACTCAATGTTGTTTCAACATCATATTATTTAGCTCATGGACATTGCCCTCGTTATTTTGATGGCCCCCTTGGTGTCCTTGCTCATGCCTTTCCACCTGGCATTGGTTTTGGTGGTGATGTGCACTTTGACGAGGATGAACACTGGACCACAGGCTCAGCTGGTAGGTAAAAAAGGGTTTCTGAAGTGTTATGCAGATGGGTAAAttcctttctgattttatttaagtGAAGGAATAGAATGAGATGAAATGCACCATTAACCATAAGAGCAGTTTGAGGATATTACAGGACATTCTCCAACTGGAATACTTGAAATGATGCTGACGTAAAATCAGCCTGATCTGCTGTAGTTCTTATTTAACACTGGTAAAGATACCAGCAGGACAACTCTTTTCAGATACGCATTCTACAGACATGGGCCACTCTTACCTTGGGGTTGGTAGGGGCCATGCCCATCAGAGTTTCACAAGCCTTGGTAGaagttttctgactttttcccctcctggtGCACACACTGGCACAAAGCCTGGCACTACCACACACTGCAGAGGCACTGCCACACACTGTGCCTTGCAGCAGCCCTCAGAGGAGATCCCCACCACCTAAAAAACATTTACAGCCACCAGTGATAATGAAGAGTCTTCACTAATAATACCAAGATAGGTCCAACTATAGGCTGTCATAGCTTTACTCTGCATTCAAGCTAGGACGGGCTTATACACGAAAGTGTTCTTCAAGCAATTTCAGCTGCCTGTCAGCAACTGGAAGTCTGACCGTGCTGTAGCTCACCCATGGGCTGAGATACAGTGTGTAGAGCTGACTATAGATGTGTGCCACCAGGCCAGAAGAGAGGGGAACGCCAAGTGCTCAGCCGTCTGGCTGGGATCCATTTGCTTccctcagccccttcccctcaACCTCCAGGCTGGCCATACAGCACATACTGCCTCTGACAGATCCGTCAGTATACAGGCACCTTGTTGTACTTTAGACCCTCTTCTCATCCAGTTTTTGAGACGGAAACCTGCAGAGGATAACTGCAACAGGATAATTGAGGTCatgctgcaggaaaagcaaggaGCTAACAAACAGGGAGGTGCTGTCAGAGCACTGCACAGGGAGGAGAGGTGTGGGTTTATtgtgttggggaaaaaatgaaggaTGAGGGGTGGACATATCGTGCTGataaaatgtaatgttttctCCACACTGGGCCTGAAGGGGTCAACtccagttttgctgctgttcctcAACAGCACAGCCAGGCATTGCAGAACTCATTGGAGAGCTCGGAGGACTCGTGAGAGGGAAGACTGGAAATACATGTGGAAAAATTGAggctttgcttgtttttttgaGAAATGGATATCTTGGCTACATCCAGCCTTTCTTGGGCAATCGATGAGCAGtcctctgctctgccacagaTTTGTGATCTTCACTAAGTCTGTTGACATTGCTGGCTCTTGGTCTGCAGGGCAGATGATCATTCTTCCCTAATTCAGAAAGGCGTGTTAATTGGAGGGATACATGTTGAATGAAATTTACTGTGTTAATATATTTCACTGGGAATAAGCATGcacaagcatatttttaaaaggtattttatttgaCAAGCCTATAAATAAATGACACACTTTAAAGTCCTAATGATAAAAAGGTAAATCATTCTGCTAAAGTTATATTTTTCCATGTCTATTCATGatctcatctttctttctgtaGGAGGGATGGTGACACACAGAGTGGCACTTTGGTACCTCAAGTGAGCATGGAGTGCATTGTCCTGTCCTTGCCCTGGAGAGCTGTTAGTTTGATCTGACTCACTATTTAATCTGTTTTAGCTCAGCCAGGAAACCCTGCCAGGACATTCCTCAGAGCTGCACCCATACTCACCCCCAGACATCTACTCATGCCACACACATACTTTCAGTagcaaacagaaagaacagCAGGAAGGAGGGCCAAAAGTCACTCCCTTCTAGTGGGGGAAGAACACAACCTTATCctatataaaaaatatgcttACATATATGCATACCCTAGTGAATGTCAATATATTGTATGAAAACTGTCACCGAGCAATAGCCCTGCTGTGCTCGTATCAACCTTTTGCAGACCAACATTAGACTAAGCTCTTATCTCTATCCATTTTTTAAGGGTTCAATTTGTTCCTTGTTGCTGCTCATGAGTTTGGCCATGCCCTGGGTCTCTCCCATTCTAATGACCAGAGGGCTTTGATGTTCCCCAATTACGCCTACATCAGCCCCAGCGAATTTCCCCTCTCTCCAGATGATATAAGTGGCATTCAGTCCATATATGGTGAGTAAAATCCatggcttaaaaaaagaagtaagcAGGAGAGAAATAATCTCTTTCACAAAgtttcactgtaaaaataattgtattctCATAATATCAAAAATGCATTGACATGTGAAAAccttaatatttctttaaatttgatGTATTCTTTCTAAAATACCTCCCTTAGGATATCCATCAAATGCCCCAGATAAAAGTCCAGCCACCCCTACCTCACCTAAAACCTGTGGCTCCCAGATGTCTTTTGATGCTATAACTACACTCCAACGAGAAGTCATTTTTCTAAAGGGCAGGTAAATATTGATATGGCATTTGTCTCTgtgaggtttattttttcttgcttttgaaaagacTGAATACTTTGGTGGTTCACATGTTTATGATTATAGGATTTATAATTAGATAAATGGATAGATTTCAGTTCATGGAAGTAAAACTTTTAGCAGATATGagttatattaatatttttacaggATCCCCTGAAAAAACAtgcttcattcttttttccagaaacatcTCAGTCCCAATAAAgcttttttcccaaatataAATATGGTTACACCAAGTAGTGATGTGACTAAATGCTGCAACCAATATGTGGTAATATATGGTATGTTCTACCATATAGTTGGGTCAATTTCTCACCCAGTCACCTATGCAAGCCCAAAGTCATCCAGGCAAGTCAGCCAGGGAACAGCTTACAGTCAGGCTCATCTGGTACCCTATAACTCTCTTACTATATGGTACAGGTACAACCTGAACTTTTCAGCTGCTTGTAGCTGATCCTATTAATCAACCAGTACCAATGAGAAGGGTAATTCGAGAAAGAagccagaattaaaaaaaaaccacctcactTCCCACTGAGgggaatgttttcctttccgACACATCAACCCAGGTAGCTGCACTGACAAGAAAGAGCTTGTAAGTCACAACATTGCTCACGTTGTTATGCATATATAGAAATGTCTGTGGTTTATTATTTACTACAAAAACTGTTTCATATTTAAATCAGGCACTTATGACGAGTCTATCCTGATAATTCAGAAGCTGAACGTGAATTAATTTCTGCCTTCTGGCCAACTCTGCCACCTGGTATTGAAGCTGTGTATGAGAACATGAAAGATCAGATCCTATTTTTCAAAGGTGAAGtatgagattttcttttcatttttcttaactttAGTTCTGTGGgaagatggaaggaaggaagggtagCTATACATGCATAAAATtcacttttcaaataaataaaaaaaaaccttgggACATTTCATCTGGTTTTCCTATAACCTACATTAAGGGactgtatgttttcttttagtgtCTGAAAATCACTGGTgacactaattttttttttttaaacaggcaaTAAATACTGGGTTATCAGTGGGTATCAGGTGTTGCTTGGTTACCCAAAGAATATCAACATACTGGGTTTCCCTAAAGGTGTCAAGAAAATTGATGCAGctgtttgtaataaaaatacagggaaGACAGACTTTTTCGTAGGTAACAAGTACTGGAGGTaagaaaaaatgacaaatgTTTTCTTATGATTGACTCCAACATAAGctgaatacaaataaaattttccatGTGATAAAACAGAAAGTAGGCCTTTAGATAACTATATGTAACTAGGTAAGTATAGTAATCCTACTTTTCATAGAAATGTTTCTTTGACTCCTGGATGGGGAGAAGAATATAGCTTTGACTTTTAAGAGCTTAAGGGTGTCCTGAAATGGGCATTCAAGATATGGACCTATTTTGATGCATTATGCCTGGAAGCTGAAAGAATTCCAGCATGTTGAGAATTTTTACAAATACAATAGCCAAAGTATGTCTGAAAGTAAAGATCTGAAAGATATTTCTGCAGAAGGTTGGCTGGGATGGCTGTGCAGGATTTCTCTGATTTCTGAAAAGCCCTGGattattttatctcttttaGAGTGATAGAAGTGAtagttccttttcctttctttggctGGTTAGCATTGGATTTGCAACAGGTTTCTTCTAAATCCTGTTCCCAAGCTGGCATGATACCCAAACACCAggcaaacagaagcaaaaggTCAGCTCTGGGAAGCTGATGGATTCCTCCTGTGTGCAAGGACAACTGCTGTAAAGGCCCTCTGCTGGCAACCGGGAGCACGCGTGTGTCAAAGAGACTTTATTGGGATTAATGGTGGGGTACCTCATACATACAGTGTCAGCTGGATCTTGAGCTGCATGTCATTTCCTGCCCTTTGTTTTTGATAGTTTTGGAAAGAGTATTTACAGTATCTTGCATTGCTATTTTACTGCCTCGGTCACAAGACAAAGGCATGCAAGAAAACCACAGCACAGATTTCTTACCTAGTAACTCATTCTCTCAGTCTCATGTCCCTGTGAAAAGTATATCTTGTATCCAAGGAGAACTAAAACAAAGGCTTCTTTGTTTGCTTCGTTTTTTCCTGAGAGGGTTCCTCAAATCTTGAAGAACAATTTAGGTCCTCATTTCAGCCCCCAAATTCAGCCCCATCTCATAAACATTATCCTGGCTCAGTTAGGAACAACTTGACTGTATTAGAAATAAGTCAGCTTCCTTTCCTCCATCTAAATCTGTCAGCTAGTAGAGGACTATGTACAATATCATATCAAAGCCCAAGAGGAGTTTAAAGTTCATGCAATAAAAATGTGCAGTCACTGTAGCAGGAATCAACACAGCCAGTTTTCATGCACTGCCTGTCACTCTGCTATTGTTAGAGGAGGTAAATCCAATCCCTGCTGTCAAAAATGTCTTGACAGACTGATGATGCCTCTCTTGGCAATCTTCTCCTTGGTCTCTGTTTTTTTGAAGGTATGTATTGTGAGTGCTTTTGGGCACACTGCAGGACATGCTACTGTTGCAGGAATCTCAAAGCCAAGTGTCGCACTCTGCATGTGACAGTGGCTCTCCGCCACTGTTACCCCTTGTTTTGCAGGATCCATCCACAGACTCAGGCCTTCCTGTGCTTTTCCTCATGTTTCTCAAATGAAGGTCTTCCTTCAATTTGTCTCACTCCAGATGCTTCTTTGAAGCTGTTCCTGCCTTTATTACTATTTCCATGAGCCACCTCATGGAAAACATGATCGCCAGCATCCTGCAGACATTTGTGCGAGTAGATAACTTTACTCTCTGTAACCCCAGTAAAATGGTGGACACCTTTCAGCAACTGCATAATACTTTGCAGAATCAATGCCTAAACTTGGTAAAATTACATGTCTCCATATGATTTAGGTTTGATGAAAACAGCCAGTCCATGGAGAAGGGTTATCCTAGACAGACAGTTGCTGACTTTCCAGGAATTAGCCAGAAGGTTGACGCTGTTTTCCAACAGAAAGGTAAATGAAATGAGCTTTTAAGTAAAATCAGTTTACCTGTAAATAACATATGTTCTGAAATTATGATGAATGTCATTATTGCTGTATCCTGCAAAAAAGAGAACCGAAGAGATACTCTCCTGTATGTACAAAGATGATGTTCCCAGCTTGGTCAGAATGAAGCTATTTCTTGTATCCATAGCACAatgctttacctttttttttttccaggattaTTCTACTTCTTCCATGGATCGAGACAGTGGGAGTTCGACCCTGCTGCTAAAAAAGTTATCCGTGAAATAAAGAGTAACAGCTGGTTTAACTGTTAATGTCATTAAACTTTCTTACACCCAGCAAATGAGAGTAAAAATCATTCTAGATTTCTCAAAGGTTGTTCATATATACACTCCTATACAGAAGAGGCAACAGGTCTAGTTTTCATATGTCTCCTATTCTAATAAATCAGCATGTCAGCTCTAATTGTATCTCCAAAAGCTAgaacaaaactgcatttttttccctgattaaGTGCAAAACGTCCAccataatttattattttaaactcttgatgtgttttcaaatattttgtcaaTAAATGGTTTTAGGCTGATGTCAACTATTTTCTGCTTCATCTTTTGAAGGCGTTCTGTATTTCTGAGGTGTGAAAGACTTCAGGCTAATGTGCTAATATTCTTCCAACATGACAATGTTTGtactttgcttcttttctctccaAACATCTTCAAGAGCCAGGTTTTCATTAATCACTTGTTTTTCTGCCCTCTCTCCTGAATCTTCTCTTGCTCTTCTTTGACTATTGGAGCCTTGCCCCTTTCAGATCATATCAGTATTTTGCCACCAAAATCACCCTCCAGCCCCAGTGTCTAAATATATTAACTCACCTTGATCCATCTTTATAGCGTAACAATATAGTGTAGCATTTCACCAGTGgctattttttattaatctaTGAATGACATCCTTCACAAATCAGCCCTGTCCTACTCAAGAAATAAATTCAATTACAATGTCACAGAGCACAacctttcatagaatcatagaatcatagaatcatagaatcattaagattgcaaaagacccttaagaccatCAAGTacaaccgctaacctatcactgccaagtccaccactaaaacatatcctcaagcaccacatctgcccttcttttaaatacctctaaggatggagactcaaccacttccctgggcagcctgttccaatgtttgacaaacctttcggtgaagaagttttttctaatgtccaacctaaacttcccctggtgcagcttgaggccatttcctctcgtcctatcgcttgttactagggagaagagaccaacccccaccttgctacaacctcctttcaggtagttgtagagagcgataaggtctcccctcagcctcctcttctccagactaaacaaccccagctccctcagccactcctcataagacctgccctccagcagatcaacactcccacccaacttggtgtcttctgcaaacttactgagggtgcactcaatcccctcatccagatcatcaatgaagatattgaacaggacctgccccagcactgagccctggggaacagcacttgtgaccagctgccaactggatttgactccattcaccaccaccctctgggctcggccgtccagccagtttttaacccagcacagagtgcacttgtccaagccatgagcagtcagcttctccaggagaatgctgtgggagacagtgtcaaaggccttactaaagtccaagtagacaacgcgcacagccttcccctcatccactaagcgggtcaccttatcatagaacaagaccaggttagtgaggcaggacctccctttcataaacccgtgctggctgagcctgatccc encodes the following:
- the LOC104040822 gene encoding LOW QUALITY PROTEIN: matrix metalloproteinase-27-like (The sequence of the model RefSeq protein was modified relative to this genomic sequence to represent the inferred CDS: substituted 1 base at 1 genomic stop codon), producing MKDLLLLLLMCAAVSNTLPVHPEKDNKEEDAKLVQDYLNKFYAVEPDPTQLGWKINAESTGEKLQKMQQFFGLKVTGKPDTETLEVMKKPRCGVPDVGLYGVTLPGWKKTNLTYRIVNHTPDMSKEDVDKAIQKAFKVWSTVTPLIFTRIHEGIADIMIAFGTKAHGHCPRYFDGPLGVLAHAFPPGIGFGGDVHFDEDEHWTTGSAGFNLFLVAAHEFGHALGLSHSNDQRALMFPNYAYISPSEFPLSPDDISGIQSIYGYPSNAPDKSPATPTSPKTCGSQMSFDAITTLQREVIFLKGRHLXRVYPDNSEAERELISAFWPTLPPGIEAVYENMKDQILFFKGNKYWVISGYQVLLGYPKNINILGFPKGVKKIDAAVCNKNTGKTDFFVGNKYWRFDENSQSMEKGYPRQTVADFPGISQKVDAVFQQKGLFYFFHGSRQWEFDPAAKKVIREIKSNSWFNC